The Sinorhizobium sp. B11 genomic interval GGCTCACAGGAAAAGCGGTGAGGTGCTGGCCTTTGCGGGCGACGGATCCGTTCTTGCAGTCTACCCGGCGACGATCGGCAGCGACGACAACCCCTCACCTGCGGGCCGGCACAAGATAAACGGCGTCGCCCGCGAGCCCAAATATACCTATAACCCCAAAGTGAATTTTCAGCAGGGTCATAACAGGAAGCTCCTGCAATTGCCGAGTGGCCCTAATAACCCCGTCGGGACGGTATGGATTGACCTCTCCGAACCGACCTACGGTATCCACGGATCGCCAGAGCCATCCTTGATCGACAAGGCCGGTTCGCACGGCTGCGTGCGGCTGACGAACTGGGATGTCGAGGAACTTGCTGGCATGGTGAAGCCCGGCGTCATCGTGAACTTCGTCGACTAAGCGATCTTCATATACGGCGGTCGCGCCGACCTCGCTCTATCTCGATGCGGCTACTGTTATCCCTGGCGAGGGTCAGCCTTGACAACAGACAGCCGGACGAATGCCTGAAGCTGGAAGGAAAGAGGCCCGGCACACAACACACCATCGATTACGCCGCCGTATTGGCCTCGGCTGCGCTGAGTGCAAGATCGGTCACCTCGCCGGTCGAGGCGTAACCGGAGACGAGCTCGGCAAGCATCAGCCGGGCGGCAGGTATGTCGTTACGGTCGAGAGCCGCATCAAGAACCTTCAGGCGTTTGGAAAGCTCCGGCCAGAAGAGAAAATCCTCGCGCGCCTTCATGATACGCGGATGCTGCGTCGTCTCGGGATTATCGCCGATCAAGAGTTCCTCGTAGAGCTTCTCGCCGGGCCTAAGACCCGTGACTGAGAGCTCGATGTCGCCGTCGGGATTATCGTCGCTGCGCACCGTTAGACCCGAAAGATCAATCATCCGGCGCGCCAAATCGGCGATGCGCACCGGCTCGCCCATGTCGAGCAGGAGGACATCCCCGCCATCGGCCATGGCGCCCGCCTGGATGACGAGCTGCGAGGCTTCCGAGATCGTCATGAAGTAGCGGGTGATATCAGGATGTGTCAGTGTCACTGGCCCGCCATCTTTGATCTGCTGACGAAACAACGGCACGACTGACCCTGAGGAACCAAGCACGTTGCCGAAGCGCACCATGGAGAAATTGGTGTGCGTGCCGATTTCCTTTTTAGCCGACAGCGCCTGTAGCACCATTTCGGCAAGGCGCTTGCTGGCGCCCATCACATTGGTCGGACGGACGGCTTTGTCGGTGCTGATCAGCACGAAATTCGACACGCCGTATTTCTCCGCTGCCTGTGCGGTTATCAGCGTGCCCATAACATTGTTCTTGATGCCTTCGACAGCATTCTGTTCAACGAGTGGCACATGCTTGTAGGCGGCCGCGTGATAAAGCGTCTGCGGCCGCCAGCTCATGATGATGTGCTCCATGCGGTCGCGGTCACGCACCGAACAGAGGATCGGCACGATCTGCACCTTTTGTTGATAAAGCTCCGAAAACTTCAACAACTCCCCGTGGATCGCATAGAGGGCGTATTCGTTCTGATCGACGAGGATGAGATGCGTCGGGCCGCACCGCAGGATCTGGCGGCATAGCTCGCTACCGATCGAGCCACCGGCGCCCGTCACCATCACCACCTTGCCAAGTGTGGCCTTGTCGAGTAGCTCCTGGCGCGGCGCCACGGCCTCGCGTCCGAGCAGATCCTCGATTTCGAGTTCGCGAATGTCGGAAACGGCGATGCGACCCTGCGCAAGGGCGGTCAGATCCGGCAGCGTGCGCACGTTCACTCGCGCCTTGCGGATCTGCTCGAGGATCTCGTTGCGGCGCTGGCGCGATACGGAGGGCAGAGCCAGGAGCACGTTGTGAACATTCAGCGTCTGCACGAGTTCGGTCAGGTCGGTGGGATCATATATCGACAGGCCGCCCATGATGCCGCCCTTGAGCTTCGGGTCATCATCAAGATAACCAACGACGTTGAGCTCGGCGCTGTTGGTCAGCGCAGCGGCAAGTTGCCGACCTGAACTGCCCGCACCATAGATCAATACCTTAGCCATTGCACCCTGGTGCAGGATACGCTGATAGGTATCGCCGAGCCAATAACGGATGCCGAGGCGCGAGAGGCCGATTGCGATCAGAAGAAGTAACGGCTGCAGAATGCCGACCGT includes:
- a CDS encoding polysaccharide biosynthesis protein, translated to MHEDPSNEGSKTSRLWLSMQDLVGPLLAMPRPAKRILALVVDSSFCVLTIWLAYCFRLNEWTILTGVQWLAVFVSLCLALPIFIVMGMYRAIFRYAGIAAFLAVLKAIAIYGVAFATIFTALSVPGIPRTVGILQPLLLLIAIGLSRLGIRYWLGDTYQRILHQGAMAKVLIYGAGSSGRQLAAALTNSAELNVVGYLDDDPKLKGGIMGGLSIYDPTDLTELVQTLNVHNVLLALPSVSRQRRNEILEQIRKARVNVRTLPDLTALAQGRIAVSDIRELEIEDLLGREAVAPRQELLDKATLGKVVMVTGAGGSIGSELCRQILRCGPTHLILVDQNEYALYAIHGELLKFSELYQQKVQIVPILCSVRDRDRMEHIIMSWRPQTLYHAAAYKHVPLVEQNAVEGIKNNVMGTLITAQAAEKYGVSNFVLISTDKAVRPTNVMGASKRLAEMVLQALSAKKEIGTHTNFSMVRFGNVLGSSGSVVPLFRQQIKDGGPVTLTHPDITRYFMTISEASQLVIQAGAMADGGDVLLLDMGEPVRIADLARRMIDLSGLTVRSDDNPDGDIELSVTGLRPGEKLYEELLIGDNPETTQHPRIMKAREDFLFWPELSKRLKVLDAALDRNDIPAARLMLAELVSGYASTGEVTDLALSAAEANTAA